One window of Myxococcus virescens genomic DNA carries:
- a CDS encoding DUF6484 domain-containing protein, whose amino-acid sequence MASNDDGAKPEKTLQAAHREPITGARVGRLMGVNPEGLALVDFAGNPTSMPVAARSFVSLGAEQLRSAVEERREVVLLFEDGDPARPLLVALAQATSAPSLLEQLLEVASRPDAAAGAPAPSVPEAKDTPKEDRLVLGAEKEIVLRVGEASITLRRDGTILLRGVRVESRASGLQLIRGGKIELN is encoded by the coding sequence ATGGCCTCGAATGATGATGGCGCCAAGCCCGAGAAGACGCTCCAAGCCGCTCACCGGGAGCCCATCACAGGGGCGCGTGTTGGCAGGCTCATGGGGGTGAATCCGGAGGGGCTGGCGCTGGTGGACTTCGCGGGCAATCCGACGTCCATGCCGGTCGCGGCCCGGAGCTTCGTCTCGCTCGGGGCTGAGCAGTTGCGTTCGGCGGTGGAAGAGCGCCGAGAGGTCGTGCTGCTGTTCGAGGACGGTGACCCCGCACGTCCGCTTCTGGTCGCACTGGCTCAAGCCACCAGCGCTCCTTCGCTGCTGGAGCAGTTGCTCGAGGTGGCGAGCCGTCCCGACGCCGCTGCTGGCGCTCCGGCGCCCTCTGTACCCGAGGCGAAGGACACCCCGAAGGAGGACCGGTTGGTGCTCGGCGCCGAGAAGGAAATCGTGTTGCGTGTAGGCGAGGCAAGCATCACGCTGCGCCGGGACGGCACCATCCTTCTTCGAGGGGTTCGAGTGGAGAGCCGGGCCTCGGGGCTCCAGCTCATTCGCGGTGGTAAGATTGAGTTGAACTGA
- a CDS encoding CinA family protein: MTEASLEALARQALERCRAAGVRLALVEACTGGLLGATLTEVPGASAVVERGFIPYSYESKVEQLGVPLALLQAHGSVSAEVVEAMAHGALARSTADWVLVETGIAGPGGGTPQKPVGLAYLAVLQRGGQATVERHAFTGDRGQIRRSIVGRSLALLVERLGRA; the protein is encoded by the coding sequence ATGACGGAAGCATCCCTGGAGGCCTTGGCGCGGCAGGCGCTGGAGCGGTGTCGCGCGGCGGGCGTTCGCCTGGCGTTGGTGGAGGCCTGCACGGGAGGGCTGCTGGGCGCGACGTTGACGGAGGTGCCCGGCGCCTCCGCGGTGGTCGAGCGTGGCTTCATTCCCTACTCGTATGAGTCCAAGGTGGAGCAGCTCGGCGTCCCGTTGGCGTTGCTGCAAGCGCATGGCTCCGTCAGCGCCGAGGTCGTGGAGGCCATGGCCCATGGTGCCCTGGCGCGCTCCACGGCGGACTGGGTGCTGGTGGAGACAGGCATCGCGGGACCCGGAGGCGGCACGCCGCAGAAGCCCGTGGGCCTGGCCTACCTCGCGGTGCTCCAGCGGGGTGGACAGGCCACGGTGGAGCGGCACGCCTTCACTGGGGACCGGGGGCAGATCCGGCGCTCCATCGTGGGCCGGAGTCTGGCGCTGCTGGTGGAGCGGCTGGGAAGGGCCTGA